In Cryptomeria japonica chromosome 10, Sugi_1.0, whole genome shotgun sequence, a genomic segment contains:
- the LOC131076999 gene encoding uncharacterized protein LOC131076999, giving the protein MMINSLPRNIIGGGWAWARARARARALRCFASVGAPANERCGEWYEEYRKSLHGGLTHKALLVDAVGTLVIPSQPAAQIYRDIGAKYGVNYSEDEILRRYRWAYQQPWVNSRLRFMDDGRPFWQFVVQSATGCVDPQYFEEVYEYYATEKAWHLCDPDAGKVFEALKRAGVKLAVVSNFDTRLRPVLQSLRCEHWFDALVVSAEVGAEKPNPTIFLKACELLGVNPEDAVHVGDDRRNDIWGARDAGCDAWLWGADVHTFKEVANRIGVEL; this is encoded by the exons ATGATGATTAACTCACTGCCGAGAAACATAATTGGAGGAGGATGGGCATGGGCAAGGGCAAGGGCAAGGGCAAGGGCACTCAGATGTTTTGCCTCGGTGGGGGCGCCTGCCAATGAGAGGTGTGGAGAGTGGTATGAGGAGTACCGGAAATCTTTACATGGAGGGCTTACTCACAAGGCTCTCTTGGTGGACGCTGTTGGGACTCTTGTCATCCCCTCCCAGCCAGCTGCACAG ATATATAGGGACATTGGTGCGAAATATGGCGTGAATTACTCAGAGGACGAAATTCTGAGGCGGTACCGGTGGGCTTATCAGCAACCATGGGTGAATTCCCGCCTACG ATTCATGGACGATGGGAGACCTTTTTGGCAGTTTGTTGTACAAAGTGCTACAGGTTGTGTAGATCCCCAATATTTTGAGGAGGTTTATGAGTATTATGCGACAGAGAAG GCCTGGCACCTCTGCGACCCAGATGCAGGTAAAGTGTTTGAAGCACTTAAAAGAGCAGGAGTAAAGTTGGCAGTAGTTTCGAACTTTGATACTCGCCTAAGGCCTGTATTACAGTCTCTTAGGTGTGAACACTGGTTTGATGCATTAGTTGTATCAGCTGAG GTAGGAGCAGAGAAGCCCAATCCTACAATATTTTTGAAGGCATGTGAATTGCTTGGGGTAAATCCAGAAGATGCAGTTCATGTTGGAGATGATCGTCGCAATGACATTTGGGGTGCCAGAGATGCTGGTTGCGATGCTTGGCTTTGGGGTGCAGATGTACACACTTTTAAGGAG GTTGCCAACAGGATTGGTGTGGAACTCTGA